In Endozoicomonas sp. GU-1, one DNA window encodes the following:
- a CDS encoding ankyrin repeat domain-containing protein produces MLSLNTEINSVLFQPWQPDTASEQPPIPTVAQQPEYIELPGVHCYEELETHAAFPEIKTRFLNDIEEMKQLVQPYVNHQYDTSIDIFHEKLESPPEHLKNSLLALYRETRFQIRQLVMQLRDQQHDPNVDNQNYIAGILHDCLSDIQECAPGIHGRFTQSFLNLDAYRGGLGGKLFTVRSELFDQFIQSFLLELQRERLVDIPPDVEARWKRSLHNLFCEPLGLPHFVDPLAPTHLGDDLTRRFLAAAPLSVNACTILRKLSSGWSDQLSATLQKLGVQTWETDVIAPFELTSERTGTLESTLFKPVNHLLQTSGEQALDLRTVIEETGDGNYYLGRYREKLLAWVASHFCKSSAQVFATIPAGVDSAWHIGTINQLFFWVFNNDQYLPTGLSCTFDGNNHTTLTLPHLMSIDFSTWPETTIYALLTQAMEQTDKARHIASFFLQHTTIEQLDKIPAMVTRALANQLSDKLIKHDDTFKETLYQCVVGHFASVTTFMTPGITPGIAPRVLDWLIDTPLLKPVLLRLQQQGIDVLSITSRLASWQVSDFSHGDMKKLLTPHDCQRLFKQALILRQSETLSNLLLTGHCDPLTSFLSDDLNTPLACFASSGNLAGLEYLLKPGNPQVSQKNIHGSTPLLIAAKNGHAAFVRALLAIDGIDVNAKNNNGFTPLHCAALKGDEECVTELLNTTGIDINVKNNVGYTPLHYAALEGHAVCVRALLTVGGIDVNVQIVGGYTPLYCAVTRGQTECIKELLSADGIDVNMKSSSGFTPLRCAVVEGLPECIKALLSSDDIDVNAKSSSGFALLHWAVSNGQVESILALLTDDRIDVNVATDEGWTPLGLAAQFGHIDCIMVLLNAKGIDVNMALFEGFTALHWAALSGNAECVEVLLNAKGIDVNVKTTKGFTPLHCAAQFGQPGCIKALLKAPDINISIKSNCGLTPLDAARKNGHAECERLLMPLFPDPGLGSGN; encoded by the coding sequence ATGCTTTCGTTAAATACAGAAATCAACTCAGTACTTTTCCAACCCTGGCAACCAGACACTGCTTCTGAACAGCCACCAATACCAACAGTTGCCCAGCAGCCAGAATATATTGAATTGCCCGGGGTTCATTGTTACGAGGAACTGGAAACCCATGCCGCCTTTCCTGAGATAAAAACCCGTTTCCTGAATGATATTGAGGAGATGAAACAACTGGTACAGCCCTACGTTAATCATCAATACGATACATCAATAGATATTTTTCACGAGAAACTGGAATCACCGCCTGAACATCTTAAAAACAGCCTGCTCGCCCTGTATCGTGAGACACGCTTCCAGATTCGACAGCTAGTGATGCAACTCAGGGATCAACAACACGATCCAAATGTTGACAACCAGAATTACATCGCCGGGATACTTCATGACTGCCTGAGCGACATTCAGGAGTGCGCTCCCGGTATTCATGGCCGCTTTACCCAGAGTTTTCTTAATTTGGACGCCTACCGGGGAGGCTTGGGCGGGAAGCTCTTCACGGTCAGAAGTGAGCTGTTTGATCAATTTATCCAGTCTTTCCTGCTTGAGCTGCAACGGGAGAGGTTGGTTGATATACCACCAGACGTGGAGGCTCGCTGGAAGCGCAGCTTACACAATCTTTTCTGTGAGCCTCTGGGGCTTCCCCATTTCGTTGACCCACTGGCACCGACCCATCTGGGTGATGACCTTACCCGGCGATTTCTTGCGGCTGCGCCACTGTCAGTCAATGCCTGTACCATCCTGCGTAAACTCTCGTCCGGGTGGTCTGACCAGCTCAGTGCAACCCTGCAAAAACTGGGCGTACAGACATGGGAAACTGACGTTATTGCCCCCTTTGAACTGACTTCAGAGAGAACGGGGACGCTTGAAAGCACGCTCTTTAAACCGGTCAATCATCTACTGCAAACAAGCGGAGAACAGGCCCTTGATCTCAGGACCGTCATCGAAGAAACTGGCGATGGTAACTATTACCTTGGCCGGTATCGGGAAAAATTACTGGCCTGGGTGGCCAGCCATTTCTGTAAATCATCGGCCCAGGTGTTCGCCACTATTCCTGCCGGTGTCGATTCGGCCTGGCATATCGGCACCATCAACCAGCTTTTCTTCTGGGTATTTAACAATGACCAGTACTTGCCGACGGGGCTGTCGTGTACTTTTGATGGAAATAATCACACCACGCTGACATTGCCTCATTTAATGTCCATTGACTTCTCAACCTGGCCTGAAACCACCATTTATGCCCTGCTCACCCAGGCCATGGAGCAAACCGATAAGGCCCGGCATATTGCCTCGTTTTTCCTGCAACACACCACCATCGAACAGCTTGATAAAATACCAGCGATGGTGACCAGGGCACTTGCCAACCAACTCAGTGACAAGCTGATTAAACATGATGACACTTTTAAAGAAACGTTATACCAATGTGTAGTTGGTCACTTTGCCTCTGTGACAACGTTCATGACTCCCGGCATTACTCCAGGCATTGCTCCACGCGTACTGGACTGGCTGATCGATACACCGCTGCTGAAGCCGGTCTTATTGAGACTTCAACAACAGGGAATAGATGTGTTGTCAATCACATCACGCCTGGCCAGCTGGCAGGTCTCTGATTTTTCCCACGGGGATATGAAAAAGTTACTGACACCCCATGATTGCCAGCGACTGTTTAAACAGGCCCTTATTCTGAGGCAGTCAGAAACCCTGTCCAATCTTCTGTTAACCGGTCATTGTGATCCATTGACCAGTTTCTTGAGCGATGATCTGAACACCCCCCTGGCGTGCTTTGCAAGTTCCGGTAATTTGGCTGGATTGGAATACCTGTTGAAACCGGGCAACCCCCAGGTTAGCCAGAAAAATATCCATGGCTCGACGCCCCTGCTCATCGCTGCCAAAAACGGCCACGCAGCGTTCGTCAGGGCGTTACTGGCCATCGACGGCATTGACGTCAATGCGAAGAATAACAATGGCTTTACGCCCCTGCACTGTGCTGCCTTGAAAGGCGACGAAGAGTGCGTCACGGAGTTGTTAAACACCACAGGCATTGACATCAATGTGAAAAATAACGTTGGCTATACGCCCCTGCACTATGCTGCCTTAGAAGGCCATGCAGTGTGTGTCAGGGCGTTATTGACTGTCGGCGGCATTGACGTCAATGTGCAGATTGTCGGTGGCTATACGCCCCTTTACTGTGCTGTCACAAGAGGCCAAACAGAGTGCATTAAGGAATTACTGTCCGCCGACGGCATTGACGTCAATATGAAATCGTCTTCAGGTTTTACGCCCCTGCGCTGCGCTGTTGTAGAAGGCTTACCAGAGTGCATAAAGGCATTACTGTCCTCCGACGACATTGACGTCAATGCGAAATCGTCCTCAGGCTTTGCGCTCCTGCACTGGGCTGTCTCGAACGGTCAGGTAGAGTCCATTCTGGCGTTATTGACCGACGACCGCATTGACGTCAATGTAGCGACTGACGAAGGCTGGACCCCCCTGGGCCTCGCTGCCCAATTTGGCCATATAGACTGCATCATGGTGTTATTGAACGCCAAAGGCATTGACGTCAATATGGCACTATTTGAGGGCTTTACGGCCCTGCACTGGGCCGCCTTAAGCGGCAACGCAGAGTGCGTCGAGGTGTTATTGAATGCCAAAGGTATTGACGTCAATGTAAAAACAACCAAGGGTTTCACGCCCCTGCACTGCGCTGCCCAATTTGGCCAGCCTGGGTGCATCAAAGCGTTACTTAAAGCTCCCGACATTAACATCAGTATAAAAAGTAACTGTGGCTTGACGCCCCTGGACGCCGCCCGCAAAAATGGCCATGCAGAGTGCGAAAGACTGCTGATGCCACTTTTTCCGGATCCGGGACTTGGCTCTGGTAATTGA
- the ispB gene encoding octaprenyl diphosphate synthase, translating into MPDKQQASFQIAVHDDFRRVNECIHDQLHSDVALVSKISEYIIKSGGKRLRPLLVLLTARACGYNDYNHVPLAAIIEFLHTATLLHDDVVDQSDLRRGRDTANALWGNAPSVLVGDFLYSRAFQMMVGLESFRLLHILADATNVIAEGEVMQLMNINDADVTEDDYMEVIRCKTAMLFQASSQTAAVLSKASPELEKDMADYGNHLGIAFQLVDDLLDYEGDSETMGKNLGDDLAEGKPTLPLIYTLKHGTSEQKALVREAIEQGGRDNIAAVVEAVRSCGALQYTAAKAREYTAKAKRCLNLLPEGEYRSAMADLADFAVVRSC; encoded by the coding sequence ATGCCGGACAAACAACAAGCCTCTTTTCAGATCGCAGTCCACGACGATTTCCGCAGGGTGAACGAGTGCATTCACGATCAATTGCACTCTGACGTCGCCCTGGTCAGCAAAATCAGTGAATACATCATTAAGTCCGGTGGCAAGCGGCTACGCCCATTGCTGGTACTGCTGACTGCCCGGGCCTGTGGTTACAATGACTACAACCACGTACCACTGGCCGCCATTATTGAATTCCTGCACACTGCCACCCTGCTGCATGACGACGTGGTGGATCAGTCAGACCTGCGCCGCGGCAGAGACACGGCGAATGCCCTGTGGGGCAACGCGCCCAGCGTTCTGGTCGGTGATTTTCTCTATTCCCGCGCATTCCAGATGATGGTAGGGCTGGAGAGCTTCAGGCTGCTGCATATTCTGGCGGATGCCACCAATGTCATTGCCGAGGGTGAGGTTATGCAGCTGATGAACATCAATGATGCTGATGTTACCGAAGATGACTACATGGAAGTTATCCGCTGCAAAACCGCCATGCTGTTCCAGGCTTCCAGCCAGACGGCCGCCGTGCTGAGCAAAGCCAGCCCGGAACTGGAAAAAGATATGGCTGACTACGGCAATCACCTCGGCATTGCCTTCCAGTTGGTGGATGATCTGCTGGACTATGAGGGCGATTCTGAAACCATGGGTAAAAACCTCGGGGATGATCTGGCAGAAGGCAAACCGACATTGCCGCTGATTTACACCCTGAAACACGGCACCAGTGAACAAAAAGCCCTAGTAAGGGAAGCGATTGAGCAAGGCGGCCGGGACAATATTGCAGCCGTTGTGGAAGCTGTTCGCAGCTGTGGAGCACTTCAGTACACTGCCGCTAAAGCCCGGGAATACACAGCCAAGGCAAAACGCTGCCTGAACCTGCTACCTGAAGGCGAGTATCGCAGTGCTATGGCGGACCTTGCGGACTTCGCGGTTGTCAGAAGCTGTTAA
- the rplU gene encoding 50S ribosomal protein L21, with protein sequence MYAVIRTGGKQYRVTEGEILKVEKLSNAAGESLEINDVLLIANGEELKVGAPVVEGAKVTAEVISHGRGPKIKIIKFKRRKHHRKQMGHRQWFTELKITGIAG encoded by the coding sequence ATGTACGCAGTTATCAGAACTGGTGGTAAGCAGTACCGCGTTACCGAAGGAGAAATCCTGAAGGTAGAAAAACTGAGCAACGCCGCTGGTGAAAGTCTGGAAATCAACGACGTTCTGCTGATCGCCAATGGCGAAGAACTGAAAGTTGGTGCTCCAGTGGTTGAAGGTGCCAAGGTTACTGCTGAAGTTATCAGCCACGGCCGTGGTCCAAAAATCAAGATCATCAAGTTCAAGCGTCGTAAGCATCACCGCAAGCAGATGGGCCATCGTCAGTGGTTCACTGAGCTGAAGATCACCGGAATTGCCGGTTAA
- the rpmA gene encoding 50S ribosomal protein L27: protein MAHKKAGGSTRNGRDSESKRLGVKIFGGQAIQAGAIIVRQRGTKFHAGANVGIGKDHTLFAKADGKVVFEVKGPKKRKYVSVAAA, encoded by the coding sequence ATGGCTCACAAAAAAGCTGGCGGTAGTACCCGCAACGGTCGCGATTCAGAAAGTAAACGCCTTGGTGTCAAAATCTTTGGTGGTCAGGCTATCCAGGCGGGTGCCATCATCGTTCGTCAGCGTGGAACCAAATTCCACGCTGGTGCTAACGTAGGCATCGGTAAGGACCACACCCTGTTCGCCAAGGCCGACGGTAAAGTCGTGTTTGAAGTGAAGGGTCCTAAAAAGCGCAAGTATGTCAGCGTAGCTGCTGCATAA
- the cgtA gene encoding Obg family GTPase CgtA has product MKFVDEATITVQAGKGGNGCLSFRREKFIEKGGPDGGDGGDGGSIYVIADNDLNTLVDYRYQKHYQAQNGEPGRGRNCTGAKGTDIELKVPVGTTVVDNETEEVICDLTHVGERVKVAQGGFHGLGNTRYKSSVNRAPRQTSPGSEGERRDLRLELKVIADVGLLGMPNAGKSTFIRAVSQARPKVADYPFTTLVPNLGVVAVDRHRGFVIADIPGLIEGAAEGAGLGIRFLKHLARCRILLHLVDVAPYDDTDPAESAKAIIHELEQFSETLANRDRWLVLNKVDLLPDDQREAVCQHIIKELNWTGPVYQTSAIAGLGTGILCQNIMSFIEERALEQSEDEELARQEEEQLSKMESEARMRMRELAEERRARRAAKKAADNDDDDDDDDHDVEVFYV; this is encoded by the coding sequence ATGAAGTTTGTAGATGAAGCGACAATCACGGTTCAGGCGGGTAAAGGTGGTAATGGCTGCCTGAGCTTTCGCCGTGAAAAATTTATTGAAAAAGGCGGCCCCGATGGTGGCGACGGTGGTGATGGTGGCAGCATCTATGTGATTGCTGACAACGACCTGAATACCCTGGTGGATTATCGCTATCAGAAGCACTACCAGGCACAGAACGGTGAGCCGGGTCGTGGCCGTAACTGTACCGGTGCCAAAGGTACGGATATCGAGCTGAAAGTGCCGGTGGGCACCACGGTTGTGGATAACGAGACGGAAGAAGTTATCTGTGATCTGACCCATGTTGGTGAGCGCGTCAAGGTCGCTCAGGGTGGCTTCCATGGGTTGGGGAATACCCGTTACAAATCCAGTGTTAACCGTGCGCCGAGACAGACTAGCCCGGGTTCTGAAGGCGAGCGCCGGGATCTGCGCCTTGAGCTTAAGGTGATTGCCGATGTGGGCCTGCTCGGTATGCCTAATGCGGGCAAGTCTACGTTTATTCGTGCCGTATCCCAGGCTCGGCCAAAGGTGGCTGATTATCCATTTACTACCTTGGTTCCAAATTTGGGCGTGGTGGCGGTGGATCGCCATCGTGGTTTTGTAATTGCCGATATTCCCGGTCTGATTGAGGGCGCTGCTGAGGGGGCTGGCCTCGGTATTCGTTTCCTCAAGCATTTGGCCCGATGCCGTATTCTGCTGCACCTTGTTGATGTGGCACCTTATGATGACACCGATCCAGCGGAGTCCGCCAAGGCGATCATTCATGAGTTAGAACAGTTCAGTGAAACCCTGGCGAACCGGGATCGCTGGCTGGTGTTGAATAAAGTCGATTTGCTGCCCGACGATCAGCGTGAAGCTGTCTGCCAGCATATTATCAAGGAGTTGAACTGGACCGGCCCTGTTTACCAGACATCCGCTATTGCTGGTCTGGGTACCGGGATTCTTTGTCAGAACATCATGAGCTTTATCGAAGAGCGCGCCCTGGAACAAAGTGAAGATGAAGAGCTGGCCAGACAGGAAGAAGAGCAGCTGAGCAAGATGGAATCTGAAGCGCGCATGCGTATGCGGGAGCTGGCCGAAGAGCGTCGTGCTCGTCGGGCGGCCAAAAAAGCGGCAGATAACGATGACGACGATGATGATGACGATCACGATGTCGAGGTCTTCTACGTATGA
- the proB gene encoding glutamate 5-kinase: protein MSERNRLQAARRWVIKIGSALLTNEGQGLDLDRMDAWVTQMCQLRDQGVEVVLVSSGAVAAGMEKLGWMERPTALHQLQAAAAVGQARLVQAWEVGFQKYGVQPAQVLLTHDDHSNRRRYLNARSTLKTLLEMGVVPVINENDTVVTDELRFGDNDTLAALVANQVEADVLVILTDQDGLFTADPRTNPDARLMHEVRAGDESLDAMAGGGSGRLGRGGMQTKLRASRQAAASGCATVIVGGRADSVITRVFAGEELGTLLLPDQEPMAARKQWLQGHLKTAGELVLDAGAVRVLKEQGKSLLPVGVKALRGRFQRGEMVTCLDENGNEVARGLINYGAIEAERIIGKPSHQIEALLGYQREPELLHRDNMVLVS, encoded by the coding sequence ATGAGTGAACGCAACCGCTTGCAGGCAGCCCGGCGCTGGGTGATCAAAATTGGCAGTGCGCTGTTAACCAATGAAGGTCAGGGCCTGGATCTTGATCGCATGGACGCCTGGGTGACGCAGATGTGCCAGTTGCGTGATCAGGGCGTGGAGGTCGTGCTGGTCTCTTCCGGGGCGGTTGCTGCTGGCATGGAAAAGCTGGGCTGGATGGAACGGCCAACAGCGCTGCATCAGCTGCAGGCCGCGGCGGCGGTGGGTCAGGCCCGTTTGGTGCAGGCCTGGGAGGTTGGTTTTCAGAAGTATGGCGTGCAGCCGGCACAGGTACTTTTGACCCACGATGATCACAGTAATCGCCGACGTTACCTGAATGCTCGGAGTACCCTGAAAACCCTGTTGGAAATGGGGGTGGTACCGGTCATCAATGAAAATGACACGGTTGTGACTGACGAACTTCGCTTTGGCGATAACGATACGCTGGCAGCGCTGGTGGCCAACCAGGTGGAAGCGGATGTTCTGGTGATTCTGACGGATCAGGATGGCCTGTTTACCGCCGACCCAAGAACCAACCCTGATGCCAGGCTGATGCATGAAGTGCGTGCCGGGGATGAGTCCCTGGACGCCATGGCGGGTGGTGGCAGTGGCCGCCTGGGGCGTGGAGGCATGCAGACCAAGTTGCGGGCATCACGCCAGGCAGCTGCATCCGGCTGTGCGACGGTGATTGTTGGTGGTCGTGCAGACAGTGTGATTACCCGGGTGTTTGCCGGTGAAGAGCTGGGTACCTTGCTGCTTCCGGATCAGGAGCCAATGGCGGCTCGCAAGCAGTGGCTCCAGGGGCATCTGAAAACCGCTGGGGAACTGGTGCTGGATGCCGGTGCTGTCCGGGTACTGAAGGAGCAGGGTAAGAGCCTGTTGCCGGTCGGGGTAAAGGCGCTGAGAGGCCGCTTCCAGCGTGGTGAGATGGTTACCTGCCTCGATGAAAACGGCAATGAAGTGGCTCGTGGGTTGATCAATTACGGTGCCATTGAGGCGGAACGCATTATTGGCAAGCCCAGTCATCAGATTGAGGCGTTGTTAGGCTATCAGCGAGAGCCTGAGTTGCTGCACCGGGATAATATGGTGCTTGTGTCTTGA
- the rpsT gene encoding 30S ribosomal protein S20: MANSPSARKRARQAENRRQHNASLRSMVRTSIKKVIKAIDTRDVEAAKAAFTAAVPVIDRMADKGIIHKNKAARHKSRLNAQIKALATA; this comes from the coding sequence ATGGCAAACTCTCCTTCTGCACGCAAGCGCGCCCGTCAGGCTGAAAACCGTCGTCAGCACAACGCCAGCCTGCGTTCCATGGTTCGCACTTCTATCAAGAAGGTGATCAAGGCGATCGACACCAGAGACGTTGAAGCCGCTAAAGCTGCCTTCACTGCTGCGGTACCTGTGATCGACCGTATGGCCGACAAGGGCATCATCCACAAGAACAAGGCTGCTCGTCACAAGAGCCGTCTGAACGCTCAGATCAAGGCCCTGGCAACTGCCTAA
- the murJ gene encoding murein biosynthesis integral membrane protein MurJ, with protein MSDSDNSLPANQPEPKKSGLLRSSLVVGIMTMLSRVLGLARDVVVAGYFGSTASADAFFVAFKIPNFLRRLFAEGAFSQAFVPVLSEYRSKRSFDDVRELVSRVSGTLAGILLLVTVVGVLAAPILIRLFAPGFINEPAKLALAGDMLRITFPYLLLVSLTALAGSILNTYGRFAVPAFTPVLLNLSLIGSTLLLTPYFDQPVMALAWGVAIAGISQLLLQMPFLLQIRLLPMPKWGVQHEGSRRIMTLMVPALFGVSVSQINLLLDTVLASFLQTGSVSWLYYSDRLSELPLGVFGIAIATVILPSLSTRHAEADGGHFSRTLDWAIRLVLLIGVPAAVALFILAGPLIATLFDYGEMTDRDVLMSAMSLQAYSLGLIAFMLIKVLAPGYFARQDTKTPVKIAIIAMVANMVFNLILVFPLQHAGLALATTLSAFLNAGLLYRGLQRSGVYQPASGWLVYFARLLVANLAMAATLIWLAEDIEQWLAWSLWERVSQTGLLVLSGLAVYIVVLLLSGIRPGQFRH; from the coding sequence ATGAGTGATTCCGATAACAGCCTGCCAGCCAATCAGCCTGAACCGAAAAAATCCGGATTGCTGAGATCCAGCCTGGTGGTGGGGATAATGACCATGCTCTCCCGGGTACTGGGTCTGGCCAGGGATGTGGTGGTTGCTGGCTACTTTGGTTCGACAGCCTCAGCGGATGCCTTTTTTGTGGCGTTCAAAATCCCGAATTTTCTTCGTCGCCTGTTTGCTGAAGGGGCGTTTTCTCAGGCCTTTGTGCCGGTGCTGTCGGAATATCGTTCTAAACGAAGCTTTGACGATGTGCGCGAATTGGTCAGTCGCGTAAGTGGAACCCTGGCGGGGATATTGCTGCTGGTGACGGTTGTGGGTGTTTTGGCGGCTCCGATATTGATCCGGCTGTTTGCGCCGGGCTTTATCAATGAACCGGCAAAACTGGCGCTTGCCGGTGACATGCTGCGGATCACCTTTCCCTACCTGCTGTTGGTTTCACTAACAGCACTGGCGGGCTCAATCCTGAATACCTATGGACGGTTTGCGGTACCGGCATTTACTCCCGTGTTGCTGAATCTGAGTTTGATTGGCTCAACGCTTCTGCTTACGCCCTATTTTGATCAGCCGGTGATGGCACTGGCCTGGGGCGTAGCGATTGCGGGCATTTCCCAGCTGTTACTGCAGATGCCCTTTCTTTTGCAGATTCGCCTTCTGCCCATGCCCAAATGGGGCGTTCAGCATGAGGGCAGCCGGAGAATCATGACACTCATGGTGCCGGCGCTGTTCGGGGTTTCTGTCAGTCAGATCAACCTGCTGCTGGATACGGTGCTGGCCTCTTTCCTGCAAACCGGCAGTGTCTCCTGGCTGTATTACTCTGACCGCTTATCCGAGCTGCCACTGGGCGTGTTTGGCATTGCCATTGCCACGGTGATTCTGCCCAGCCTCTCAACCAGGCATGCGGAAGCAGACGGTGGGCATTTCTCCCGAACACTGGATTGGGCTATTCGTCTGGTATTGCTGATTGGTGTACCGGCGGCCGTTGCGCTGTTTATTCTGGCCGGGCCATTAATCGCAACCCTGTTTGACTATGGCGAGATGACGGACCGTGATGTGTTGATGTCCGCCATGAGTTTGCAGGCCTACTCCCTTGGCTTGATTGCTTTTATGTTGATCAAAGTGCTGGCACCCGGTTATTTTGCCCGCCAGGACACCAAAACGCCGGTAAAAATTGCCATTATCGCGATGGTTGCGAATATGGTGTTTAACCTGATTCTGGTATTCCCCCTGCAACATGCTGGGCTGGCACTGGCCACAACTCTGTCGGCTTTTCTGAATGCGGGCTTGCTGTACCGTGGTTTGCAACGGTCCGGGGTTTATCAGCCAGCCAGCGGCTGGCTGGTTTATTTCGCCCGGCTGTTGGTTGCTAACCTGGCGATGGCGGCAACGCTGATCTGGCTGGCCGAAGATATTGAACAGTGGCTGGCCTGGTCACTATGGGAGCGAGTATCCCAGACTGGCCTGCTGGTCCTGTCCGGATTGGCGGTTTACATCGTTGTGCTTTTACTCAGTGGTATCAGGCCCGGGCAGTTCAGGCATTAG
- the ribF gene encoding bifunctional riboflavin kinase/FAD synthetase, whose product MQLIRGLHNIRPEHQRCVATIGNFDGVHVGHRTILEALKQQAFELDARVCVITFEPQPREYFQVDAAPVRLSSLREKLALLAENHVDQVLCLPFNDRLRSLSADDFVFRALVEGLDIRYLIVGDDFRYGCDRKGDFTHLERMGERYGFEVCDTQTVLMQQGRISSTRIRDALAENKFAAAEHMLGRPFTMIGRVVKGQQLGRTLGFPTANIRVCRRRLPLRGVFAVRTLVDGHRFNAVANLGVRPSVSGVKPLLEVHMLDFKGDLYDQTLRVEFVEKIRDEQKFESLEALRAAIANDIETARKLF is encoded by the coding sequence ATGCAGTTGATCCGCGGGTTGCACAATATCAGGCCAGAACATCAGAGATGCGTGGCCACCATCGGTAATTTTGATGGTGTGCATGTGGGCCACAGAACCATTCTTGAGGCCCTGAAACAACAGGCGTTTGAGCTGGACGCCAGGGTATGCGTTATCACCTTTGAGCCCCAGCCCAGAGAGTATTTTCAGGTGGATGCTGCACCCGTGAGGCTGTCCAGCCTGCGGGAAAAGCTGGCGCTGCTGGCGGAAAATCATGTGGATCAGGTGCTCTGTCTGCCGTTCAATGACCGGCTGCGCAGCCTCAGTGCTGATGATTTTGTCTTCCGGGCACTGGTTGAAGGTCTGGATATTCGCTACCTGATTGTGGGTGATGACTTTCGCTACGGCTGTGACCGCAAAGGCGATTTTACCCATCTGGAACGGATGGGTGAGCGCTACGGGTTTGAAGTCTGTGATACCCAGACCGTATTGATGCAGCAGGGGCGTATCAGCAGTACCCGCATTCGTGATGCGCTGGCGGAAAATAAGTTTGCCGCAGCGGAACATATGCTGGGCAGACCATTTACCATGATTGGTCGGGTAGTAAAGGGGCAGCAGTTGGGCAGAACCCTGGGCTTCCCCACGGCGAACATCAGGGTATGTCGTCGACGTCTGCCTTTGCGGGGCGTGTTTGCTGTTCGTACACTGGTGGATGGTCATCGTTTTAATGCGGTTGCCAACCTGGGCGTCAGGCCATCGGTATCCGGCGTTAAACCGCTGCTTGAAGTCCATATGCTCGACTTCAAGGGAGATCTGTATGATCAGACCCTGCGGGTAGAGTTTGTGGAAAAGATCAGGGATGAACAGAAATTTGAATCGCTTGAAGCCTTGCGGGCAGCGATTGCCAATGATATTGAAACAGCCCGCAAGCTTTTTTAA